The following are encoded together in the Halobaculum limi genome:
- a CDS encoding APC family permease, with translation MSGSDGGDGPGASAAAGPTLRRDLSFFEVVVYGVGLILGAGIYAVLGAAAGIAGEAVVISVLLAGVTASFTGLSYAELASRYPQGEGDYVYVRSAFGSKRLAEAVAALRVFVGVVSAAAVAIAFAGYLSGFLAISTTVAALGLVAVASFINYWGIDLSAKLNLVFTAAEVGGLAVVIWVGFGSWGTVDVFDATGGAVGVVEATFLLFFAYLGFGSIVTVAEETENPTTTIPQAVVLAIAITTVIYVAVALSAVALTDTAVLGTSASPLAVVAEAGGGATVGALVGAVALAATANTVLVLLVSTSRLTYGVAKSEYRSLPTAFSRVHPRQHTPYLAVALVGALTVPFVLLGDLVVVAGVANAALLLVFVAVNAALVRLRYDRPSDRTGFTAPLTVGRISGTAVLGVFTSLLLLGFYVSSLV, from the coding sequence GTGAGCGGATCCGACGGAGGCGATGGTCCGGGTGCGAGTGCGGCGGCGGGCCCGACGCTTCGCCGCGATCTCAGTTTCTTCGAAGTCGTCGTGTACGGCGTCGGCCTCATCCTCGGGGCGGGCATCTACGCCGTCCTCGGCGCGGCGGCGGGCATCGCGGGCGAAGCAGTCGTCATCTCTGTGTTGCTGGCGGGCGTCACCGCGTCGTTCACCGGCCTCAGTTATGCCGAACTCGCCTCTAGGTATCCACAGGGCGAGGGCGACTACGTGTATGTCCGATCGGCGTTCGGGAGCAAGCGCCTTGCGGAGGCGGTCGCTGCGCTGCGTGTGTTCGTCGGTGTCGTGTCGGCGGCCGCCGTCGCAATCGCGTTCGCGGGCTACCTCTCCGGATTCTTGGCTATCTCAACGACGGTGGCGGCGCTCGGCCTCGTCGCCGTCGCCTCGTTCATCAACTACTGGGGCATCGACCTCTCCGCGAAACTCAACCTCGTGTTCACCGCCGCCGAAGTCGGCGGCCTCGCAGTCGTTATCTGGGTCGGGTTCGGGTCGTGGGGGACCGTCGACGTGTTCGACGCCACGGGCGGCGCGGTCGGCGTCGTCGAGGCGACGTTCCTGCTGTTCTTCGCGTATCTGGGATTCGGGTCCATCGTGACCGTCGCCGAGGAGACGGAGAACCCGACGACGACCATCCCCCAGGCAGTCGTCCTCGCTATCGCGATCACGACAGTCATCTACGTCGCCGTCGCCCTCTCTGCGGTCGCGCTTACGGATACGGCCGTGCTCGGAACGTCCGCCTCACCGCTCGCGGTCGTCGCGGAAGCGGGCGGCGGAGCTACTGTCGGAGCGCTCGTGGGTGCAGTCGCACTCGCGGCGACGGCCAACACTGTCCTCGTGTTGCTCGTGTCAACCTCGCGGCTGACGTACGGCGTCGCAAAGTCGGAGTATCGCTCGCTTCCCACCGCATTCTCGCGTGTCCACCCCCGTCAGCACACACCGTATCTTGCCGTCGCGCTCGTCGGTGCGTTGACCGTGCCGTTCGTCCTCTTGGGCGACCTCGTCGTGGTCGCCGGCGTCGCGAATGCTGCGCTATTGCTTGTGTTCGTCGCGGTGAACGCGGCGCTCGTTCGCCTCCGGTACGACCGCCCGAGCGACCGCACGGGGTTCACTGCACCGCTGACGGTCGGGCGAATCTCTGGGACCGCGGTTCTCGGCGTCTTCACGTCGCTGCTGTTGCTCGGCTTCTACGTGAGCAGTCTCGTGTAA
- a CDS encoding pyridoxamine 5'-phosphate oxidase family protein gives MSAPDAVVMDEAERDEFLGDGGVGVLSFGTDTDEAGPPHSIPVSYGYDEQEAVFYFRLAVGSDSNKPPLEHRAVTFVTYDTVDGDWRSVVASGELEETTDNGIATETLEGLSRVGIPLMDVFGQPTADVQFEFYRLSPTELTGRKESSPEV, from the coding sequence ATGAGTGCCCCCGACGCGGTGGTGATGGACGAGGCAGAGCGCGACGAGTTCCTCGGCGACGGCGGCGTCGGCGTCCTGTCGTTCGGGACCGACACCGACGAGGCCGGTCCGCCCCACAGCATCCCCGTCTCCTACGGCTACGACGAGCAGGAAGCCGTCTTCTACTTCCGGCTCGCGGTCGGGAGTGACAGCAACAAACCCCCGCTGGAACACCGCGCGGTGACGTTCGTCACGTACGACACGGTCGACGGGGACTGGCGCAGCGTCGTCGCCTCCGGCGAACTCGAGGAGACGACCGACAACGGCATCGCGACCGAGACGCTGGAGGGACTCAGCCGAGTCGGTATCCCGCTGATGGACGTATTCGGACAACCGACCGCAGACGTACAGTTCGAGTTCTATCGGCTTTCGCCCACGGAGTTGACCGGACGGAAAGAGTCCTCACCCGAGGTGTGA
- a CDS encoding sodium:calcium antiporter, whose translation MLVELALFVAGLAALVVGANRAVTAAGDLALYYGLSPFFIGVTLISVGTSIPEMVTSVYGAYYGAGEVVVGNIVGSETAQITLAIGVVALIAPFVTERRNVLLYGSAMLLAMIVMLLTLDDGVIGRSEGFLMMLAYVQFIYTLYSNEGGEEISEEVLEPIRTPGEAVPWVVLGLIAVVVGGQLAVSNGVALATLAGVPAYLVGLLTGLGTTMPEIVVAGVAARRGDGGISVGSILGSNITDPVFSLGVGALLFDVTVGITPGVTRSLAYMVIVSVVVLGLFYWRRGIDRRAGVVCILLYLPSLVLV comes from the coding sequence GTGCTGGTCGAACTCGCCCTGTTCGTCGCTGGCCTCGCGGCGTTAGTGGTCGGTGCGAACCGAGCGGTCACCGCCGCGGGCGACCTGGCGCTGTACTACGGCCTGTCGCCGTTTTTCATTGGCGTCACGCTCATCTCCGTGGGCACGTCCATCCCCGAGATGGTCACCTCCGTCTACGGGGCGTACTACGGCGCGGGCGAGGTGGTTGTCGGCAACATCGTCGGGTCGGAGACCGCACAGATCACACTCGCCATCGGCGTGGTGGCGCTCATCGCGCCGTTCGTCACCGAGCGACGGAACGTCCTGCTGTACGGCAGCGCGATGCTGTTGGCGATGATCGTAATGTTGCTCACGCTCGATGACGGCGTGATCGGTCGCTCGGAGGGGTTCCTGATGATGCTCGCGTACGTCCAGTTCATCTACACCCTCTACTCCAACGAGGGCGGCGAAGAGATATCCGAGGAGGTGCTCGAACCGATCCGGACACCGGGCGAGGCGGTCCCTTGGGTGGTCTTAGGGCTAATCGCGGTCGTCGTCGGCGGCCAACTGGCGGTCTCGAACGGCGTGGCCCTGGCGACACTCGCGGGCGTTCCCGCGTACCTGGTCGGCCTGTTGACTGGTCTCGGGACGACGATGCCCGAAATCGTCGTCGCCGGTGTGGCCGCTCGTCGCGGCGACGGCGGTATCTCCGTGGGATCGATCCTCGGCAGCAACATCACCGACCCCGTGTTCTCGCTCGGCGTCGGTGCGCTGTTGTTCGACGTGACTGTAGGGATCACGCCGGGTGTGACTCGCTCTCTGGCGTACATGGTCATCGTCTCAGTCGTCGTACTCGGTCTGTTCTACTGGCGGCGCGGGATCGACCGCCGTGCCGGGGTCGTCTGTATCCTCCTGTATCTCCCGTCGCTCGTGCTAGTGTGA
- a CDS encoding DUF211 domain-containing protein, protein MAVVRRIVVDVLKPHSPPLVEFTERISETEGVESTHARLIEFDREVQNIEVTVEGSDVDYDAVEETVEEIGASIHSIDEVVCGDLPSTRPRTTRTE, encoded by the coding sequence ATGGCCGTGGTCCGTCGCATCGTCGTGGACGTGTTGAAACCGCACAGTCCACCGCTCGTGGAGTTCACCGAACGCATCAGCGAGACGGAGGGCGTCGAGAGTACACACGCTCGGCTGATCGAGTTCGACCGCGAGGTGCAGAACATCGAGGTGACTGTCGAGGGATCGGACGTGGACTACGACGCCGTTGAGGAGACGGTTGAAGAGATCGGCGCGTCGATCCACTCGATCGACGAGGTCGTCTGTGGTGACCTCCCCTCAACCCGACCACGGACGACACGGACGGAGTGA
- a CDS encoding VIT1/CCC1 transporter family protein, which produces MSSRLDGIVDAIGREEVRAIARRYFISNGFDGTLTGIGITVGALLSGVDDGGIVVRIGLSAAVGLGTSAVWSVWEIERAETLSEIRRLEAAMLVDLDDTRIEHQHQAGRLVNAVASGLGPLIGILLPLTPFAFEGVAFTMWGATVASIGLAVAVLGVFGAYMGSISGQRWYVAAARMAVAGLVVAAVTVVLPA; this is translated from the coding sequence GTGTCGTCTCGTCTCGACGGAATCGTCGACGCTATCGGGCGCGAGGAAGTTCGTGCCATCGCCCGGCGCTACTTCATCTCAAATGGGTTCGACGGTACACTAACTGGGATTGGGATCACCGTCGGTGCGCTCCTCTCGGGTGTCGACGACGGCGGAATCGTCGTCAGGATCGGATTGAGCGCCGCCGTTGGCCTCGGCACATCCGCGGTGTGGAGCGTCTGGGAGATCGAACGAGCAGAGACACTCTCTGAGATTCGACGGTTAGAAGCCGCGATGTTAGTCGACCTGGACGACACACGCATCGAACACCAACACCAGGCCGGTCGCTTGGTCAACGCAGTCGCTAGTGGCCTTGGCCCGTTGATCGGAATCCTCCTTCCGCTCACTCCGTTTGCGTTTGAGGGCGTCGCGTTCACGATGTGGGGCGCGACCGTCGCGTCGATCGGCCTCGCCGTCGCGGTGCTCGGTGTCTTCGGCGCGTATATGGGGTCGATCTCCGGCCAGCGATGGTACGTCGCGGCTGCACGGATGGCGGTTGCGGGTCTCGTCGTCGCTGCAGTGACGGTAGTGTTGCCAGCGTGA
- a CDS encoding SLC13 family permease, with translation MVSLPPPEALVVFVLVAAAVVAFATEVVSPDVTAIGVVVAVVVFEPWTGIGTDEAFVGFANTATITVVAMYMISEGVYRTGLVRRLGALVSRVARGSDSWLLATILVLAGGLAGVVNNTPVVGVFLPMVTELADEYRISPSKLLMPLSFAAMLGGTLTLVGTSTTLLASTLSARLLDHPFSMFEFTHLGVLGLVVGVAYLLTVGQRLLPARVEPSVDLIGAFELRDHLSRLYVREASPLVDRPLSEALEDLPVDPDADVIEVVRDSDRFEAPSTEFRLVPGDVITVRANRRVLRTLAAELDLWLLPWVRISDLGMTLPAGIGTLVEVRVPVDSAHVGARVGDLGVYERYAATLLGVRRGDDRIRDDLDDVELESGDLLLFHASEKHLDLLRDSSNLVVQTVVGEGAIDAGRKRTRDFRENRAWVAVAIVAGVVGVAALGLVSIAISALAGVVVMVVAGVLTPKEAYDSVSWDVIFLLAGMVPLGIALERSGGAAYLADLFVGAAILLPPVVVLGACYLLTAVITNVISNTATVVVVLPVAVDVALRLQANAFAFVLAVTFAASTSFLTPIGYQTNLMVYGPGGYEFGDFFRVGVPLQLLLAVVTTAGIWAFWGL, from the coding sequence ATGGTGTCCCTGCCGCCGCCTGAAGCCCTCGTCGTGTTCGTCCTCGTGGCTGCGGCGGTGGTGGCATTCGCAACGGAGGTGGTCTCACCTGATGTCACCGCAATCGGCGTCGTCGTCGCGGTGGTTGTATTCGAACCGTGGACAGGTATCGGCACCGACGAGGCATTCGTCGGTTTCGCAAATACGGCGACCATCACCGTCGTCGCGATGTATATGATCAGCGAGGGCGTGTATCGGACTGGCCTGGTTCGCCGACTCGGCGCACTCGTCTCACGTGTCGCGCGCGGCAGCGACTCTTGGCTGTTGGCGACCATCCTCGTCCTCGCCGGCGGATTGGCTGGCGTCGTTAACAACACACCCGTCGTGGGTGTGTTCTTACCGATGGTGACAGAGTTGGCCGACGAGTACCGCATCTCGCCGTCGAAACTCCTGATGCCGTTGTCGTTCGCTGCGATGCTCGGCGGGACGCTCACGCTCGTCGGCACATCGACGACGCTGCTCGCGAGCACGCTCTCGGCACGACTCCTCGACCACCCGTTCTCGATGTTCGAGTTCACCCATCTGGGGGTGCTCGGCCTCGTTGTCGGCGTGGCGTACCTCCTCACGGTTGGGCAGCGACTCCTTCCTGCGCGCGTCGAACCGTCGGTTGACCTCATTGGGGCGTTTGAACTACGCGACCATCTTTCTCGACTGTATGTCCGGGAGGCGTCGCCGCTCGTGGATCGCCCGCTGTCGGAGGCGCTCGAGGATCTGCCGGTCGATCCGGACGCCGACGTGATCGAGGTGGTTCGAGACAGCGACCGATTCGAAGCCCCATCTACTGAGTTCCGCCTCGTTCCGGGCGACGTGATTACGGTCCGGGCGAACCGACGCGTGTTGCGAACACTTGCCGCCGAACTCGACTTATGGCTGTTGCCGTGGGTTCGAATCAGTGACCTGGGGATGACGCTCCCCGCGGGTATTGGGACGCTCGTTGAGGTCCGGGTCCCCGTCGATTCTGCACACGTCGGCGCTCGCGTGGGCGATCTCGGCGTGTACGAGCGGTACGCAGCGACCCTACTTGGAGTACGCCGCGGTGACGATCGGATCCGCGACGATCTCGACGACGTCGAACTCGAATCTGGTGACCTGTTGCTGTTTCACGCCAGCGAGAAACACCTCGACCTGTTGCGTGATTCGTCGAACCTCGTGGTTCAGACAGTCGTCGGTGAGGGCGCCATCGACGCGGGCCGCAAGCGCACCAGAGACTTCCGCGAGAATCGGGCGTGGGTTGCCGTCGCTATCGTCGCTGGCGTTGTCGGCGTCGCGGCGCTTGGTCTCGTCTCAATCGCTATCTCGGCGCTGGCAGGTGTCGTCGTGATGGTGGTTGCAGGCGTGCTCACACCAAAGGAGGCGTACGACTCGGTGTCGTGGGACGTCATTTTCCTGCTCGCAGGGATGGTCCCTCTTGGCATCGCGCTGGAGCGATCTGGGGGTGCTGCATACCTCGCGGACCTATTCGTGGGTGCGGCGATCCTGCTCCCCCCGGTGGTCGTCCTCGGCGCGTGTTATCTATTGACCGCGGTAATTACGAACGTCATCAGCAACACCGCGACGGTCGTGGTCGTCCTTCCAGTTGCCGTCGACGTCGCCCTGCGCTTGCAGGCCAACGCGTTCGCGTTCGTCCTCGCGGTGACGTTCGCCGCGAGCACGTCGTTCCTGACGCCCATTGGATACCAGACGAACCTGATGGTGTACGGTCCCGGCGGCTACGAGTTCGGCGACTTCTTCCGTGTGGGCGTCCCGCTGCAACTCCTCTTGGCCGTCGTGACGACTGCGGGGATCTGGGCGTTCTGGGGGCTCTGA
- a CDS encoding sugar phosphate isomerase/epimerase family protein, translated as MTDFAIQLYSLRAVEDTLPQTITRIGATDLSGVEFAGLDGAQTDDVRAALDESGLAPVAAHVSLDDIESSPDEVAATYEALGCEHIVVPWLDPEHFTSTAAVDAAANRLATAADEMAERGFSFHYHTHDQEFVDVKGELALARLLDGADGVGLELDLGWAGAAGVDPIDTLNRFGDRIELAHLKGYDRLGGDPCEVGAGALNVEEAVGTARDHDVAWLVFESEADPDTYEALDAAERVLSDLGSDGVL; from the coding sequence GTGACCGACTTCGCTATCCAACTGTACAGTCTCCGCGCGGTCGAAGACACGCTTCCTCAGACGATCACTCGCATCGGTGCGACCGACCTCTCGGGCGTCGAATTCGCCGGCCTCGACGGTGCACAGACTGACGACGTTCGCGCCGCACTCGACGAGAGCGGCCTCGCCCCTGTCGCGGCACACGTCTCCCTCGACGATATTGAGTCGTCGCCTGACGAGGTGGCGGCCACATACGAGGCGCTCGGCTGTGAGCACATCGTCGTCCCGTGGCTCGACCCAGAGCACTTCACGTCGACCGCTGCTGTCGACGCCGCCGCGAACCGACTCGCCACCGCCGCTGACGAGATGGCTGAGCGAGGATTCTCGTTCCACTACCATACCCACGATCAGGAGTTCGTCGACGTCAAGGGAGAACTGGCGTTGGCTCGATTGCTCGATGGCGCCGACGGCGTCGGGCTTGAACTCGATCTCGGGTGGGCCGGCGCGGCGGGCGTTGACCCCATCGACACCCTCAACAGATTCGGAGACCGAATCGAACTGGCGCACCTGAAGGGCTACGACCGCCTCGGGGGCGACCCCTGCGAGGTCGGTGCTGGCGCACTCAACGTCGAAGAAGCCGTCGGGACGGCACGCGACCACGACGTGGCATGGCTTGTCTTCGAGTCGGAAGCGGATCCCGACACGTACGAGGCGCTCGACGCCGCCGAGCGTGTACTCTCCGACCTCGGCTCGGACGGCGTCTTGTAA
- a CDS encoding acetamidase/formamidase family protein: MPNRRFAVADAPTPDHHVDATDDTLHYRWDNAIDPVCTVDPGTVIVFDCRDAYDGQVTPPATVKDLLAVDADGHPLTGPVAVEGATAGDTLVVDLLAFEHEGWGVTAVPSGDREAGLLPDRFRDAHVREWDLDTRRDGTPVATFVDDDAPDVAVPIAPFPGNLGIAPGEDGAHSTIPPRNVGGNVDVKHLTAGSRLYLPVEAAGALFSIGDCHAAQGDGEVCLTGIEAPMSVTVRLDVVSDRPVDGPEFETTGPFTPSGHDEEMYATTGIEPDLMDATRAAIDRMIDHLHERRGFDPVDAYVLCSAAVDLKISQVVDAPNWTVTAYLPESVLSAPE; the protein is encoded by the coding sequence GTGCCTAACCGCCGCTTCGCCGTCGCCGACGCCCCCACTCCAGATCATCACGTCGACGCCACCGACGATACCCTGCACTATCGCTGGGACAACGCTATCGACCCGGTGTGTACCGTCGACCCTGGAACCGTCATCGTGTTCGATTGTCGTGACGCGTACGACGGGCAAGTGACGCCGCCAGCGACCGTCAAAGACCTCTTAGCAGTCGACGCGGATGGTCACCCGCTGACCGGCCCGGTCGCCGTTGAGGGAGCAACGGCGGGTGACACCCTTGTTGTCGACCTGCTGGCGTTCGAACACGAGGGGTGGGGCGTGACCGCCGTCCCCTCTGGCGACCGTGAGGCAGGCCTCCTCCCTGACCGCTTCCGCGACGCACACGTCCGTGAATGGGATTTGGACACCCGCCGCGACGGGACGCCAGTTGCAACGTTCGTCGACGATGACGCCCCAGACGTCGCCGTTCCGATCGCGCCATTCCCAGGGAATCTCGGAATTGCCCCAGGGGAAGACGGAGCCCACTCGACCATCCCGCCGCGCAACGTCGGTGGCAATGTCGACGTGAAACACCTCACCGCCGGGTCGCGGCTGTATCTCCCCGTCGAGGCGGCGGGAGCACTGTTCTCTATCGGCGACTGTCACGCCGCACAAGGCGATGGCGAGGTGTGTCTCACCGGCATCGAGGCCCCAATGTCGGTCACCGTCCGCCTCGATGTGGTCTCCGACCGACCCGTCGACGGGCCCGAGTTCGAGACGACTGGGCCGTTCACCCCAAGCGGCCACGACGAGGAGATGTACGCGACCACTGGCATCGAACCTGATCTGATGGACGCGACGCGGGCGGCCATCGACCGAATGATCGACCACCTCCACGAGCGCCGTGGGTTCGACCCCGTCGACGCGTACGTGCTCTGCTCGGCCGCTGTCGACCTGAAGATCAGTCAGGTGGTCGACGCGCCGAACTGGACGGTGACGGCGTACCTCCCCGAGTCGGTGCTGTCGGCACCGGAGTGA
- a CDS encoding HalOD1 output domain-containing protein, with product MDSPQSGDSDTDTHLSVVERRQFDPTTSDDLARLVVETVAATADNGAAETPAGPPLYESVDIDALFQVLFDTGQDPDNQLAHEQLSFEYRGFIVVVTGEGRIDVQTAT from the coding sequence ATGGATAGTCCTCAGTCCGGTGACTCTGACACCGATACGCACCTCTCGGTCGTCGAACGCCGGCAGTTCGATCCGACCACCAGCGACGACCTGGCGAGACTCGTCGTCGAGACCGTCGCCGCCACCGCCGACAACGGTGCGGCCGAGACACCAGCAGGGCCGCCCTTATACGAGTCAGTCGACATCGACGCGCTGTTTCAGGTGCTGTTCGATACCGGTCAAGACCCGGACAACCAACTGGCGCACGAACAACTGTCGTTCGAGTACCGAGGCTTCATCGTCGTCGTCACCGGTGAGGGCCGTATCGACGTCCAAACGGCTACCTGA
- a CDS encoding universal stress protein, giving the protein MNAGTEHKQAATGFQTIFVAVGGKDGDRVERLAEEAISMAGPSGARVVLGHVFTRDEYTADREALDFDPQAEVNPDVVARRLDTIRALGDRLDAAGVEYTVRGALADSSDGISDLAAEEEADMLLVGGRKRSPTGKAVFGSTAQEVMLSAHCPVTFVRGDSE; this is encoded by the coding sequence ATGAACGCAGGTACCGAACACAAGCAAGCTGCGACCGGATTCCAGACTATCTTCGTCGCTGTCGGCGGTAAAGACGGCGACCGAGTCGAGCGGCTCGCCGAGGAGGCCATCTCGATGGCCGGACCCTCTGGCGCACGCGTCGTCCTCGGTCACGTATTCACACGCGATGAGTACACCGCCGACCGCGAGGCACTCGACTTCGACCCGCAGGCAGAGGTAAACCCCGACGTCGTGGCCCGCCGCCTCGACACGATTCGCGCACTCGGTGACCGCCTTGACGCTGCAGGCGTCGAGTACACCGTCCGCGGCGCACTTGCCGATTCGAGTGACGGAATTAGCGACCTCGCGGCCGAGGAGGAGGCCGATATGCTCCTCGTCGGTGGTCGCAAGCGCTCGCCGACCGGCAAAGCAGTCTTCGGCAGCACCGCTCAGGAGGTTATGCTGTCGGCCCACTGCCCAGTCACGTTCGTCCGAGGCGACTCCGAGTAA
- a CDS encoding DUF7289 family protein, with the protein MRSVWAGDDRGQSEVIGLVLLMAITVVSAGIVVGVGAPGLDDVQSVAMTGSAERSMTQLDADASLVAFGSSDSRQVTLTGSPDAIRTVDGDGGWMNVTLRDPETGAIEAVLVNTTLGAVVYRDGETSVAYQGGGVWTRGDAGSAMVTPPEVHFRDRTLTLPIIAVTGNGITDETVVVRPGGPTTVSYPNESLAISNPIEDAVIVVTVNSEYYDAWGRFLAGRTGGTVAYDHDAQTATVSLFAPSEIDFDHVVLATAEGGITYNGMKEGDLKPVKDGISHPSADPLIESLVSDCASGAMACAPVTGTDLTGPETYFVDGPFTGDLTINTTDGNVSLVVNGRFAPDTVTVVGDGSFTVHVRGRVAISGGDAVNLGGVANTTRVVVHSDGDVDFNGKYRFVGFLYAPGSDVDLNGGGGPTVNIEGAIIGETITINGKPNNFQYDSDVLSIDLDVSTSTDPRLTYLHVSVTPVAVSDD; encoded by the coding sequence ATGAGGAGCGTTTGGGCTGGGGACGACCGTGGGCAAAGCGAAGTGATCGGGCTCGTTCTCCTGATGGCGATCACTGTCGTCTCCGCCGGCATCGTTGTGGGCGTTGGAGCCCCGGGACTCGACGACGTGCAGTCCGTCGCGATGACAGGGAGTGCCGAGCGGTCAATGACGCAGTTGGATGCAGACGCCAGTCTCGTCGCGTTCGGCAGCAGTGACTCCCGCCAAGTGACGCTCACGGGCAGTCCCGACGCGATCCGTACGGTAGACGGCGACGGTGGGTGGATGAACGTCACTCTCAGAGATCCCGAGACGGGCGCAATCGAGGCCGTCCTCGTCAACACAACACTCGGTGCTGTCGTATACCGGGATGGCGAGACGAGTGTTGCCTACCAGGGCGGTGGCGTGTGGACGCGCGGCGACGCCGGGAGTGCAATGGTGACGCCGCCAGAAGTGCACTTCCGCGATCGGACGCTAACGCTTCCAATCATTGCAGTCACGGGGAACGGGATCACCGATGAGACAGTCGTGGTCCGCCCAGGTGGGCCGACAACCGTCTCATACCCGAACGAGTCGCTCGCCATTTCAAACCCCATCGAGGACGCAGTGATTGTCGTCACGGTCAACAGTGAGTACTACGACGCGTGGGGCCGATTCCTCGCCGGCCGAACCGGCGGAACTGTCGCGTATGATCACGACGCACAAACCGCGACTGTCTCGCTGTTCGCCCCCAGCGAAATCGACTTTGATCACGTCGTCCTCGCGACAGCAGAAGGTGGGATTACCTACAATGGTATGAAAGAAGGTGACCTGAAACCCGTCAAAGATGGAATCAGCCATCCCTCCGCGGACCCACTGATCGAGTCACTCGTTAGCGACTGTGCGTCTGGTGCGATGGCTTGTGCCCCCGTGACCGGAACGGATCTGACGGGGCCGGAGACGTACTTCGTCGACGGCCCCTTCACCGGTGACCTCACAATCAACACGACCGACGGGAACGTGAGTCTCGTCGTCAACGGCCGATTCGCCCCAGACACCGTGACCGTCGTCGGCGACGGGTCGTTCACCGTGCACGTGCGCGGGCGCGTCGCCATCAGCGGTGGCGACGCCGTCAACCTCGGTGGGGTCGCAAACACGACCCGCGTCGTGGTTCACTCGGACGGCGACGTCGACTTCAACGGCAAGTACCGCTTCGTCGGCTTCCTGTACGCACCGGGGTCGGACGTCGACCTCAACGGCGGTGGCGGCCCCACCGTCAACATCGAAGGCGCGATAATTGGCGAGACTATCACGATCAACGGCAAACCCAACAACTTCCAGTACGATTCAGATGTGCTCTCTATCGACCTCGACGTCTCGACCTCGACCGACCCGCGACTCACATACCTCCACGTCTCTGTAACGCCGGTCGCCGTCAGCGACGACTGA